The sequence CGAAAAAACCGTCTGCTCCCGGTTCGTTATTTCTATTCAAATTGTCAAGATTTAATACATTAAGCAGGATTTTTCCGTCAATTTCACCTGCAGGTAAATAGTTGATCGAAGAACCTGTTTTATCATTTCGATACATTATATCTAATCTGAAATCTTGGCTGTTTACTTGATAAGCATTAAAAGAGTAAACGTTTTTCATCATCAAATCCCATGTAGGCAATTCTGTAGAAAGTGTTGTTGGTTTTAATAATTTTAAGAATAATGCTTCCGGTGCCGGCGGGTCTTCATTCGAGAATTCACCAACTGTGTATATTTTACCGTCAGAAGTATTTTCATATTCAAAAGCAACAGCGAGAACTTCATCACTGCTTAATCTTGAGTTAAGAGAGATGTAACCTAAATTAGTATTGAAAGAATATTCTGAAGATGATAATAATCTTGCATTTTGCACTTTTTCATAATCAATACCGGAGTTAAAATTATTTATTGTAGAAAGTACCGTACTTGCCTGTGAAATATCCCTGATAGCTGAATATGTTGTTGTCATCAGTTTATACATATCATTTGATTCATTGCTCGGTATTGGCATTCCTGTTGCATGAAATTCTGATGAATATATATGCTCTTCATTTTCTTCACCAAGATCCATGAAAGCAAGTATGTTTCTTGAGTTTTCAAAATTACCGCTTCGGTTTGTTACCCATACTTCAACTTTTCGTATATTGATATTTGAACGTGTGATTGGTAAGTTTGCCAGTGCTTGATCGTATCTGTCTCTGAAATATTGTGAAATAAAGTAATGTCTGTTTGCATCGTAATCATCAACTGTTATTTCAAAGGGTGTGGTTGTTGCACCGCCGGCTACTTCTATTGTTTTGCTTTCTCCTTTTTGTTGTGAAAATACGGTTGTAACAAGCAGCTTTCCGAATTTTAATTCTGTTTTGAGACCGAACAAATTATGACTTCCGGTTATTAACGAACCCGACAACGGCATTGTAACATTTCCTGCTTCTATTTTCTGAATTATCTCATCTTCTTTTCCTTCATATGCAAGTTTTACGTTATTTTCAAACTCAAAAGTTGCATCTGTATCAAAGTTAATACCAAGTCTTAATTTGTCTCCAATCTGTCCGTTGACTCCCATCTTTATATTCATATCGAAGTCAAAATTCACTGATTTTTGAAGATCTTTTGCTAAAGCGGGATTCTCAGTTTCAGAAATTTTAAGTCCGAATATCAATTCGGCATTACCTTGGGGTTTTATGTTTATTGTATTACTTCCGAAAACTTTATCAAATCCTTGAATAGGAACAATCAGGTTTTTATTTACAAGCCTGTCAATCAAACTTGTTTCGCCTTTAGCTGATTCAAGTGCCGATCGTTCCATCCAATATTCATGCATATTTTTTTTATTACTGTATGAAATGAATTCATCAAACGGCATATAATAGGGTGTACGATAATTAAAATTCCCGATTTTATCATAAAAGATAAATTTCCCGGTTTTAGGATCATACTTTACGGTTGATTCAATTGCTGAAGGGTTTTTTAAAAATAAGGGAGAATGTTTTTTCTGTAATGAAGGCGTATTTGAATAATCATCAAAAGGAAATATTAAACTGTCGTCATCAATAGAGTCTTTAATGCCGGGTATATATTTAAGGTCAATATATTTTGACGGTGGTGCCGAAAAAGACACAATAAATGCAAGCACAGCAGATAAGACAATTCCTCTGATGAATAAATTAATAAATTTTCTCACTTCTTATTTTTATTTTTTGGTTTAGAGTAAAGTTATTTGCATAATGCAAAATCTATATTGTAACTAAACGAACTTATAGTATTTTTAGTGCTTTTTTAACAAGTTCTTCAACATTTATTTTATTATTTTCGCTGTATATTTTTTTCAGTGCTTTTTCTGCCGGTGATTTAGAAAATCCCAACATTGTCAGAGCTGATAAAGCTTCATAAATTACAGTTGCATCTCCGGAAACATGTTTACTTTCTTCAATTTCTGTTTTATCAATTTTATCTTTTAAATCAATAATAACTCTTTGAGCAGTTTTTGTGCCAATTCCTTTTATGCTTTTTAATAAATTAACATCTTCCGTACTGATTGCGCTTTTAATCTCCCCGGCTTTAAGTGAAGACAACATAAGCCTTGCAGTATTTGCTCCGATACCGGAAACTGATATCAACAATCTGAAAATTTCACGTTCAGATTTATCGGCAAAGCCAAATAAAAAATGTGCATCTTCTCTTACTATTTGATGAAGATATAATTTATAATTCTTATCGTTTTGAATTTTAGAATACGTATTTAAAGATATATGAACAAAATATCCTGTGTTACCTGATTCAATAATAACGTATGTGGGTGCTGATTCTGTTATTTTTCCGAAGATATATTCGTACATTGTTTATAAAATTTAACTTGCAAATATAAAAAAGTATTCTAAAAATTAAATAAATGTTAAAAGTTTTTTGTGATGAAAAAATTATGTTTAATTTTGCAACCCTGAATTAAATTTTTGAAGGGCCGATAGCTCAGCCGGTTAGAGCATCTGACTCATAATCAGAGGGTCCGGGGTTCAAGTCCCTGTCGGCCCACCTTTTTTTTCATGGTTATTGATTGTAACACCTTGTTGATTTTTTTGACAAGGTGTTTTTATTTTGGCTTTGTGAACAAATAACTTGACCATTTAAGCTCGTTCTTTTGCACGCTAACTTCACTAAAAAGCCTCGCCGAAGTAAGGCTATGACTACGTTTTTTAGCTTTGTTATCGCACAAAATAACTTCGCCTATTCCGTCCAACTTATTTATTCACAAAGCCTTAGTCAATGACCTAAAGACATCTTCCATACTTTTTTCTTTTTTGTGCATGGATAAGATTATTAAATTGTTTTCAACGGCAAAGTGAAAAATATCGGGGCGAACATCTTTTTTATTATCATATTCAACTATATAAATACTATTATCAATATTACTTACTTTATTTATTCCCGAAATTGTATTTAAAGCATTTATATTGATCTTTTTATCAAACTCAAGAATTAGTGATTGATCTTTTTCTGATAAAAACGTACGGATACTGCTAACCGGGGCATCTGCCGCAACTTTACCATTATTAATAATAATCATTCTGTTACATATTGCTTCAACTTCTTGCATAATATGTGTTGATAACATTACTGTTTTTTCTTTTCCGACTTCAGTGATCAGCTTGCGAATTTCAATTATTTGGTTGGGGTCAAGTCCGGTTGTAGGCTCATCTAATATCAGCACTTCAGGATCATGAATTAATGCAGCTGCTAATCCTGTTCTTTGTTTGTAACCTTTTGATAAAGCACCTATTTTTTTATTTTGTTCAATATATAAACCTGTAATTTCAATTATTTCATCAACTCTTTTTTTCAAAGATCTTTTATTTATTCGGTATATTTTTGCAATAAAATTCAAATATTCTATAACATACATATCATGGTACAGCGGATTATGTTCCGGCAAATAACCGATTTGATTTTTTATCTCTTTTAAATTTTTTTTGTTATTTGTATTCAGTCCGTTAATTGTAACTTCACCGGAGTTTTGTTTAATGTAGCCGGTCATTATCTTCATCATTGTTGATTTCCCTGCACCGTTTGGACCCAAAAAACCGACAACTTCACCGGTTTTAATCTCAAAACTTACATTATTCAAAGCTTTTTGTTTTCCGTATATTTTAATTACATCAGTTGCTTGAAGTGACATATGCTTGTATGTTGTGAAACTTTGTTTTTTTTATCAAAGTTTGTGAATAAATTAAAAATAACATAAATAAAATTGTTTATTTGTTTATGATTTTAAATCGAATCATAATGAGCAAATAAACAGTTAAACATTATACACTGAACAAAAAGAAAAAAGAAAAATGATTGACACGTAATCTCATGTGTAACATGACACCAGGCTATTATTCTTAAAATTTCTTTTATCGTTGTATAAAATTTTATCTTTGCAAAGATAAATAAATATGCGTTTTATGGATAACGTATAATTTTTTATAATATTTGTTAAAGAAAAATGCATTAATATGGAATTTGTAATTGCACTGATAACACTAACAATTTTAGAAGTAGTTTTGGGAATTGATAATATAATTTTCATATCAATTGTTACTAATAAATTACCGAAAGAGGAGCAAGGGAAAGCTCGGTTTATCGGATTATTATTTGCGCTTATTTTCAGGATTTTATTGTTGATACTTCTTGTTTGGATGATTCAACATTTAACAAGTTTCTTTTTTCCCTTAGAGGGAATGAATCATGAACAAACAATTAAGAAACTTGAACATTCGGAAGGATTTATTGATAAATTGAAAATAATTCCTCATGCAATTGGTGTAAGAGAAATTATTTTATTTTTCGGCGGGATTTTTTTGTTGGCAAAAAGTGTGTCGGAGGTTTATCAAAAAATGGAGGGAACTGCGAGTGAGCATAAACACAGTGTGGGAATGTCAATGGCTAAGATCATTCTTCAAATTATTTTGTTAGATATTGTTTTCTCATTTGACTCAATATTAACAGCCGTAGGAATAACAGATAATCTTCCTGCCATGGTATCTGCCGTTACGATTGCAATGGTTGTAATGCTGTTTTTTTCAAAAAGAATAAGCAACTTTATTTCAAAACATCCTTCTTTGGAAATGTTAGCACTTTCTTTTTTAATTTTAATAGGTTTTATGCTGATGTTGGAAGGTGTACACATAGAGGTTCCTAAAGGTTATATTTATTTTGCCGTATTTTTCTCATTGATAATTGAATTAATCAATATGAGAGTAAGAAAGAAACAATCCAAAAAAGTTGAGTTGATTAGAAAAATTAAAGATGAGATATAACAAAATTATTTTAGGGTGAAAAATTTTCTGAAATACAACAGGCGTAATACAAATAAAGTATTTATCGGAAATATTCCGTTGGGAAAAGGTGAGCCGGTAAGGCTCCAATCAATGACCAACACAAACACATCTGACATTGAAGCTACTGTTAATCAGATTATTAAGATAGCACAAGCAGGAGCAGACTATGTAAGAATAACTGTTCCTACATCATCTGATGCAAATAAAATAGTTGATATTAAAAACTTGCTTTTAAAAAAAGGTTTTGATGTGCCGTTAATTGCTGATATCCATTTCAGCGCGAAAGCTGCGGAAATTTCAGCAAAAGTTATTGAAAAAGTAAGAATTAATCCCGGAAATTATTCCGATAAAAAACAATTTAAACATATTGAATATACTGATAAAGAATATTCCCGAGAAGTAAAAAAGCTAAAAGAAAATTTTATTCCACTTCTTAAAATTTGCAAGGAACATAATACGACTATTCGCATAGGAACAAATCACGGTTCATTATCTGACAGGATTATGAGCAGGTACGGTGATACACCACTCGGTATGGTTGAATCAACCATGGAGTTTTTGAGAATTTGTGATAAAGAGCAATTTAAAGATGTTGTTATTTCAATGAAAGCCGGTAATCCTATTGTAATGATTCATGCAAACAGATTACTGGTAAAAACTATGGAAGAAGAAGATATGAATTACCCTGTACATATAGGGGTAACAGAAGCCGGTAATAATGATGAAGGCAGAATTAAATCTGCAATAGGTATAGCTTCATTATTAGTTGACGGTATTGGAGATACAATTAGAGTTTCATTAACTGAAGCACCGGAGAAAGAGATTCCTGTTGCAAAATTCATCACTGAAATTTTTAATGAGAATAAATTGAAAGAATTCACAGCCCCTTTGATAAATGTATCCGATGAATTTGATCCGTTTTCATATCACAGAAGAAAGTCAACGGTTGCGGGAAATATCGGAGGAGAAAATGTTCCTGTTGTTATTTCTGATATTTCAGAAGAAATTAACCGGCATACTGTTCTTCAAGCCGGTTTTGAGTATGTTGCAGAAGATAATTCATATAAAACGAATGATAGTACGGCAGATTATTTATATATCGGGGAAAACAAAAATACTGATATATTACCCAAGGGAGCAAAAATTATTTATTCGGGTAATTTGCAGGTAAATGAGAAGAGAGGCTGTAAATTATGGAATTTAAATGATGCAGCTTCAAGAAAAGAGCCGAAAGAGCAAATATTTATTAAGTTTAATGCAAAAGATATTTATGATTTTGACTTTGCACTTTTAAAAGGTTTTCAAAATTCAGTATTGGTTTTAGACCTTTCAGAAGTTGCCTCACCCGTTCATGCCGGCAGGTCTTTTTTCTTTCTATTAGAAAAATACAACTTAATGAATCCTGTTATTTTAATGCAAAAAGCTGATAAGATATCAGAACCGGAAATTGTAAAATTATCCGGAGAAATCGGGGCATTATTTATCGATGGTTTTGGAGACGGTATTTGGATAAGTACAAAAAAAGATGACATAAAGAAAGCCGGAGAATTAAGCTTCGGTATTCTTCAAGCATGCAGAACACGTATAACAAGAAACGATTATATTTCTTGTCCGACTTGCGGAAGAACTTTATTTAATCTTGAAGAAACAACAGCAAAGATTAAAGAGAAAACAGCACATTTAAAAGGTCTGAAAATTGGAATTATGGGTTGTATTGTGAACGGACCGGGAGAAATGGCAGATGCTGATTTCGGATATGTAGGAACAGGAAAAGGGAAAATAACTTTATACAAAAAACAAAAAGTGATTAAAAGGAATATTCCGGAAGAAGATGCCGTTAATGAATTACTTAAATTAATTGAACAATATTCTTAATTATTTTGTCATCATTTAAATAGTAAGTATATTTGTCAGTTATCATCGAATTTTTTATATAAATGATTATTAAACTTTCAATAGAAAGCAAAAAATATTTTTTATCAGTTCTTTTTTGGTGCATTCCTTTTTTTATGGTAAATGCAGGTGAAATTGAATTGGAAGGGATATATAAAGGAGAGAATATTTATGTTGAAAATCCGTATTCTTCTTCCGGAGTAGGTTTTTGTGTATCGGAAGTTTTGGTTAATGATTTTACGACTACTGATGAGATTAATTCTTCCTTTTTTGAAATAGATTTAAGCATCTACGGATTTAAATACGGAGATTTTATAAAGATTATAATCAGATATAAAGACGATTGCTTACCGAGAATTTTAAACAATGAAGTTATCGTCCCTTTCAGCACTTTTAAAATTAAGTCGATTAACATAACCGGCGAAGCTTTTTTTGAATGGGCTACCCTTAATGAACACGGAAGTTTAAACTTTATAATAGAACAATATCGTTGGAATAAATGGGTGAGGGTAGGTTCTGTAAAGGGAAAAGGAACAGATAAACTTAATCGCTACAGATATAGTATTGATTTTCATTCCGGTAAGAATAAATTCAGAGTTAAACAAATCGGAAGCGACAAAAAACCAAATTATTCACAATCGGTGGAATATACTAATGACGAACAGGAGGTTACATTTATTCCGGGGAACCAAGGGAAAGTTAATGACAAAATCTTTTTTTCAGCATTTACTCATTATGAGATTTATGATTACTACGGGAAACGAATAAAAACCGGAGCAGCTCACGATATTGACGTGAGTAAATTTGATAACGGAACCTATTTCCTTAATTACGATAATAAAACTGAAACTTTTATTAAGAAATAAGATTTTATATTGAACCATCCTTTGTTTTTATCTTATCAAATTAACTTTGCTTTTATAAAAGTACAAACAATACAATAATAAACAATGTTACCAAGTTTTTTGATTAATCGTTAAAGTAAAAATTTTCATTACTTTTGTAAGTTAAACAGAAATCTCAAATGAGCGAGTATAAATATCTTCAAAATATAAATTCACCGGTAGATTTAAAGAAATATAAAGATGAAGAACTGATTGAAATATCTAAAGAACTTCGTCAATATATTATTGATGTTGTTTCTTCAAATCCGGGGCATTTTGCTTCAAGTCTCGGAGTTATTGAGTTAACAGTTGCACTTCATTATGTTTATAATACTCCTTATGATAAAATTGTTTGGGATGTCGGGCATCAAGCATACGCACATAAGATTCTTACCGGCAGAAGAGAATCATTTTGCACTAACAGACAACTCGGAGGAATTTGCGGGTTTCCGTCAATTTTTGAAAGTGAATATGATGCTTATGGTGTAGGGCATTCCTCAACATCAATATCTGCTGCTTTGGGAATGGCTGTGTCGTCTTGTTACAAAGGCGAAGAAGACAGGCATGTAGTGGCAGTTATAGGTGACGGAGCAATGACCGGCGGTCTGGCTTTTGAAGGGATGAACAATGCAGGTGTTGAAAAATCAAACCTCTTGATAATTCTTAATGATAATAATATGTCAATTGACCCGAATGTGGGCGGTTTGAATCAATATTTGCTTGATATTACAACTTCAAAGACATATAATAAAGTTAAAGATGATATTTGGAACACTCTCGGAAAAATAAGGCGATTCGGGCCTAATACAAGAGCTTTTATTCAAAAAATTGAGAATGGTGTGAAATCTATCATCATGAAACAGAGCAATATTTTTGAGGCTATGAACTTGAGATATTTCGGCCCGATAAACGGACATGATGTTAATCATTTGGTTAAGATACTTGAAGATTTAAAAGATATAAAAGGACCGAAATTACTTCATGTGTTAACAAAAAAGGGGAAGGGTTTTGAAGCTGCCGAAAATGACCAAACAATATGGCATGCTCCCGGTTTGTTCGATAAAGAAACAGGGGAACGATTAGTTTCAAAATCTGATAAAGCTCAAGCACCAAAGTTTCAAGATGTGTTCGGAAATACTCTTGTAGAACTGGCAGAAAAAAATGAAAAAATCATGGGAATAACACCTGCCATGCCTTCCGGTTCATCAATGAAAATAATGATGGAAGCAATGCCCGACAGAGCTTTTGATGTAGGTATTGCAGAGCAACATGCGGTAACTTTTTCGGCAGGGCTTGCCGTTGACGGGATGGTACCGTTTTGCAATATTTATTCTACATTTATGCAAAGAGCATTTGACCAAGTAATACATGATGTTGCTTTGCAAAAACTTAATGTTGTATTTTGTTTGGACAGAGGCGGTGTGGTAGGCGATGACGGAGCAACCCATCACGGTGCTTTTGATTTGGCATATATGCGTATTATTCCTAATATGATTGTAGCCGCACCAATGGATGAACCGGATTTAAGAAACATGATGTTTACGGCACAACTTCCCGATATGGGACCTTTTACAATAAGATATCCGAGAGGCAGAGGAATTACACCGAATTGGAAAACAGAAATGAAAGAACTTAAGATAGGGAAGGGGAGATGCATTAAAAAAGGTAAAGATACAGCGATTTTAAGTATAGGAGCAATCGGAATTCTAATAAAAGAAGCAGATGAAAAACTATTAAAAGAGAAAATTAATGTATCTCATTATGATATGCGTTTTGTAAAACCTCTTGATGAAGAATTGTTGCATCAAATATTTTCAGAATATAAAAGTATAATAACATTAGAAGACGGTATAATTAAAGGCGGTTTCGGAACTGCCGTAATTGAGTTTATGGTTGAAAACAATTATTCGGCAAAAATTAAACGTTTGGGAATCCCCGATGAATTTATTGAACACGGTACCCAACAGGAATTATATAAATTATGCGGGTATGATACTGAAAGTATTTATAATGCTGTTAAGGAGATGAGTAAATAACACAGATAAATTATATTCTTATGGAAAAGAATGAACATTTAACATATTTTAAAGTAAAGAACTTCAAGCGATTTGAAGAATTTGAACTTAATGATATTACCCAATTTAATATTATTGTAGGTGATAATAATGTAGGCAAGACAACTTTATTGGAGGCATTATTATTTTCTGAAGATATAAATCAACAATTACATAATTTATTAGGATGCTTTAGTTTTAAGTTCTCACGTGAAT is a genomic window of Bacteroidales bacterium containing:
- a CDS encoding TerC family protein; protein product: MEFVIALITLTILEVVLGIDNIIFISIVTNKLPKEEQGKARFIGLLFALIFRILLLILLVWMIQHLTSFFFPLEGMNHEQTIKKLEHSEGFIDKLKIIPHAIGVREIILFFGGIFLLAKSVSEVYQKMEGTASEHKHSVGMSMAKIILQIILLDIVFSFDSILTAVGITDNLPAMVSAVTIAMVVMLFFSKRISNFISKHPSLEMLALSFLILIGFMLMLEGVHIEVPKGYIYFAVFFSLIIELINMRVRKKQSKKVELIRKIKDEI
- the dxs gene encoding 1-deoxy-D-xylulose-5-phosphate synthase, translated to MSEYKYLQNINSPVDLKKYKDEELIEISKELRQYIIDVVSSNPGHFASSLGVIELTVALHYVYNTPYDKIVWDVGHQAYAHKILTGRRESFCTNRQLGGICGFPSIFESEYDAYGVGHSSTSISAALGMAVSSCYKGEEDRHVVAVIGDGAMTGGLAFEGMNNAGVEKSNLLIILNDNNMSIDPNVGGLNQYLLDITTSKTYNKVKDDIWNTLGKIRRFGPNTRAFIQKIENGVKSIIMKQSNIFEAMNLRYFGPINGHDVNHLVKILEDLKDIKGPKLLHVLTKKGKGFEAAENDQTIWHAPGLFDKETGERLVSKSDKAQAPKFQDVFGNTLVELAEKNEKIMGITPAMPSGSSMKIMMEAMPDRAFDVGIAEQHAVTFSAGLAVDGMVPFCNIYSTFMQRAFDQVIHDVALQKLNVVFCLDRGGVVGDDGATHHGAFDLAYMRIIPNMIVAAPMDEPDLRNMMFTAQLPDMGPFTIRYPRGRGITPNWKTEMKELKIGKGRCIKKGKDTAILSIGAIGILIKEADEKLLKEKINVSHYDMRFVKPLDEELLHQIFSEYKSIITLEDGIIKGGFGTAVIEFMVENNYSAKIKRLGIPDEFIEHGTQQELYKLCGYDTESIYNAVKEMSK
- the ruvA gene encoding Holliday junction branch migration protein RuvA, whose protein sequence is MYEYIFGKITESAPTYVIIESGNTGYFVHISLNTYSKIQNDKNYKLYLHQIVREDAHFLFGFADKSEREIFRLLISVSGIGANTARLMLSSLKAGEIKSAISTEDVNLLKSIKGIGTKTAQRVIIDLKDKIDKTEIEESKHVSGDATVIYEALSALTMLGFSKSPAEKALKKIYSENNKINVEELVKKALKIL
- the gldA gene encoding gliding motility-associated ABC transporter ATP-binding subunit GldA; this encodes MSLQATDVIKIYGKQKALNNVSFEIKTGEVVGFLGPNGAGKSTMMKIMTGYIKQNSGEVTINGLNTNNKKNLKEIKNQIGYLPEHNPLYHDMYVIEYLNFIAKIYRINKRSLKKRVDEIIEITGLYIEQNKKIGALSKGYKQRTGLAAALIHDPEVLILDEPTTGLDPNQIIEIRKLITEVGKEKTVMLSTHIMQEVEAICNRMIIINNGKVAADAPVSSIRTFLSEKDQSLILEFDKKININALNTISGINKVSNIDNSIYIVEYDNKKDVRPDIFHFAVENNLIILSMHKKEKSMEDVFRSLTKAL